Proteins encoded in a region of the Pocillopora verrucosa isolate sample1 chromosome 11, ASM3666991v2, whole genome shotgun sequence genome:
- the LOC136284342 gene encoding E3 ubiquitin-protein ligase TRIM71-like: MESLLKDLKKHVTCSICLDTYTKPKTIACLHTFCCECLERHALTSQKQGFYRCPECQAQIGIPEGKRFNNLPSSFLHNSLLSLLAVRRSGEGNEISCSTCQKKSAEINYCFDCEKFMCPECVKAHEVFRETLFQGHKVTPVRQFQATDYEALLKRQSFCSVKYHEKEVTKFFCVGCQSCVCQVCIATDHKSHDVVPLEKAADDEKANIIARAKLVKEMKEVCRGVIREFENTEHELETNIITAKRQVSQATEQMMGKLRQLEREAITALEKTRVSRIEKLHSGKALVFSFEKQLDQAFEFSNNLVERSSSSDIMLNKKNVEERIKDLLETTMPALPVSSSVEFVSTCEPESLSLGFTNFSETDVQGSTVEGLDQNFQAGVEAELLICLKSSEGEIRNTQHTDRVEIHIDPADQVRSLVTSEKEDGNFQAKFVAKVPGTYKIEVKINGQKLAKSPFSIPVKVRVLNVIGKLDVQGEMLQGPAGIAVNSKGVIAVVDYRGHCILVFDETGKLVRKIGSYGDKNGQLKNPVDVTFLNDDEILVADEINHRIQQLNVQTGNFVKSFGKKGSGDGEFKNPVSVCITSDGRFIVVADLNNSRIQVFTMDGEPVFEFGNSGPERLDHPLSCVCYEEKVIVTDRDNNCVKVFDERGQFLYKFGEKGNCNGQLYRPYGLCVDKNNKVFICDEGNNRVQQFTLEGTFTGKTSSNIQFGWPWSVTPMLDDRIAVTDYRKKEVYILK, translated from the coding sequence ATGGAGTCACTTCTAAAAGACCTCAAGAAACATGTAACATGCTCGATTTGTTTGGATACTTACACCAAACCGAAGACCATTGCTTGTCTTCATACGTTCTGCTGTGAATGCCTGGAGAGACATGCACTAACGAGCCAAAAACAAGGGTTTTatcgatgccccgagtgtcaggcacaaATTGGCATCCCTGAAGGAAAGCGTTTTAATAATCTGCCGAGCAGTTTtctgcacaacagtttgttgagtcttctcGCCGTTCGACGCAGCGGCGAGGGAAATGAAATCAGCTGTAGTACATGCCAGAAGAAGAGCGCTGAGATCAACTACTGCTTTGATTGCGAGAAGTTTATGTGCCCAGAATGTGTGAAAGCACACGAAGTGTTTCGAGAAACTTTGTTTCAAggacacaaagtcacaccaGTGCGACAGTTTCAAGCCACAGACTACGAGGCGTTGTTGAAACGGCAGTCGTTTTGCTCCGTTAAGTATCACGAGAAAGAAGTAACAAAGTTTTTCTGTGTGGGCTGTCAAAGCTGCGTGTGTCAGGTTTGCATCGCCACTGATCACAAGAGCCACGATGTTGTTCCGCTTGAAAAGGCAGCggacgatgaaaaagcaaacatcattgCCAGAGCAAAGCTGGTCAAAGAGATGAAGGAGGTCTGCCGAGGCGTTATTCGTGAATTTGAGAACACGGAACATGAGTTGGAAACGAACATTATCACAGCTAAACGCCAAGTTTCCCAAGCAACCGaacagatgatgggaaagcTTCGCCAACTAGAACGTGAAGCCATTACTGCCCTAGAGAAGACTCGCGTGTCAAGGattgagaaattacattctggAAAAGCATTGGTTTTCTCTTTCgaaaagcaacttgaccaagcatttgagttcagtaacaaCCTGGTTGAGAGAAGCTCAAGTTCAGACATAAtgctaaacaagaaaaatgtagaagaacgaATCAAAGACCTCCTCGAGACCACAATGCCAGCACTTCCGGTTAGCTCGAGTGTGGAGTTTGTGTCGACATGTGAACCAGAGAGTTTGAGTCTGGGATTTACGAATTTCAGCGAGACAGATGTGCAAGGATCGACCGTGGAAGGACTGGATCAGAATTTCCAAGCTGGCGTAGAGGCAGAGCTACTAATTTGTCTCAAATCAAgcgaaggagaaatcagaaacactcagcACACAGATCGTGTTGAAATACACATAGACCCTGCGGATCAGGTGAGGAGTTTGGTGacgagtgaaaaagaagatggaaatttccaagcaaaatttgtaGCGAAAGTACCAGGTACTtataaaatagaagtaaagatAAATGGACAGAAACTTGCCAAGAGTCCATTTTCTATTCCGGTAAAAGTACGGGTGTTAAATGTTATAGGCAAGTTGGACGTTCAGGGAGAAATGCTGCAAGGTCCTGCTGGCATTGCAGTGAACAGTAAAGGTGTTATTGCTGTGGTTGATTATAGAGGTCACTGTATCCTGGTATTTGATGAGACAGGAAAGCTTGTGCGAAAAATTGGTTCTTATGGAGACAAGAATGGACAATTAAAGAATCCAGTCGACGTCACATTCCTCAACGATGACGAGATTCTGGTGGCAGATGAAATTAATCACCGAATACAGCAGTTGAATGtacagacagggaactttgtgaaaagctttggaaaaaagggaagtggagatggagagtttaaGAATCCTGTAAGTGTTTGTATTACAAGTGATGGACGTTTTATCGTTGTAGCGGATTTAAATAACAgcagaattcaggtgtttacaatggatggtgaacctgtGTTTGAGTTTGGAAACAGTGGCCCAGAAAGGCTGGATCATCCACTCAGCTGCGTTTGTTACGAGGAAAAGGTCATTGTAACTGACCGCGAtaataactgtgtgaaagtgtttgatgagagaggacagtttttgtacaagtttggagaaaaaggaaactgtaaTGGACAGTTATATCGGCCGTAtggcttatgtgttgacaaaaataataaagttttcatatgtgatgaaggaaataatcgagttcaacagtttacattggaaggaactttcactggaaagacaagTTCAAATATTCAGTTTGGATGGCCGTGGAGTGTCACCCCAATGCTAGATGATCGGATTGCGGTCACAGACtacagaaagaaagaagtttacattctgaaatga
- the LOC136284337 gene encoding E3 ubiquitin-protein ligase TRIM71-like isoform X2 yields the protein MESLLKNLKKHVTCSICLDTYTKPKTIACLHTFCCECLERHALTSQKQGFYRCPECQAQIGIPEGKRFDNLPSSFLHNSLLSLLAVRRSGEGDEISCSTCQKKSAEINYCFDCEKFMCPDCVKAHEVFRETLFQGHKVTPVRQFQATDYEALLKRQSFCSVKYHEKEVTKFFCVGCQSCVCQVCIATDHKSHDVVPLEKAADDEKANIIARAKLVKEMKEVCRGVIREFEKTEHELETKITTAKRQVSQATEQMMGKLRQLQREAITALEKTRVSRIEKLHSGKASVVSLEKQLDQAFEFSNNLIERSSSSDIMQNKKNVEERIKDLIETTMPALPVSSCVEFVSTCEPESLSLGFTKFSKTDVQGSTVEGLNQNFQAGVEAELLICPKTSEGEIRNTQHTDRVEIHIDPADQVRSLVKSEKEDGNFQAKFVAKVPGTYKIKVKINGEKLAKSPFSILVKARELNIVGKLDIHGEMLRGPTGIAVNSKGVIAVADYHCILVFDETGKFVRKIGSYGDENGQLKNPVDVTFLNDDEILVADQFNHRIQQLNVQTGNFVKSFGKKGSGDGEFKFPIASVKS from the exons ATGGAGTCGCTtctaaaaaacctcaaaaagCATGTAACATGTTCGATTTGTTTGGATACTTACACTAAACCGAAGACCATTGCTTGTCTTCATACGTTCTGCTGTGAATGCCTGGAGAGACATGCACTAACGAGCCAAAAACAAGGGTTTTatcgatgccccgagtgtcaggcacaaATTGGCATCCCTGAAGGAAAGCGTTTTGATAATCTACCAAGCAGTTTtctgcacaacagtttgttgagtcttctcGCCGTTCGACGCAGCGGCGAGGGAGATGAAATCAGCTGTAGTACATGCCAGAAGAAGAGCGCTGAGATCAACTACTGCTTTGATTGCGAGAAGTTTATGTGCCCAGACTGTGTGAAAGCGCACGAAGTGTTTCGAGAAACTTTGTTTCAAggacacaaagtcacaccaGTGCGACAGTTTCAAGCTACAGACTACGAGGCGTTGTTGAAACGGCAGTCGTTTTGCTCCGTTAAGTATCACGAGAAAGAAGTGACAAAGTTTTTCTGTGTGGGCTGTCAAAGCTGCGTGTGTCAGGTTTGCATCGCCACTGATCACAAGAGCCACGATGTTGTTCCGCTTGAAAAGGCAGCggacgatgaaaaagcaaacatcattgCCAGAGCAAAGCTGGTCAAAGAGATGAAGGAGGTCTGCCGAGGCGTTATTCGTGAATTTGAGAAAACGGAACATGAGTTGGAAACGAAGATTACCACAGCTAAACGCCAAGTTTCCCAAGCAACCGaacagatgatgggaaagcTTCGCCAACTACAACGTGAAGCCATTACTGCCCTAGAGAAGACTCGCGTGTCAAGGattgagaaattacattctggAAAAGCATCGGTTGTCTCTTTGgaaaagcaacttgaccaagcatttgagttcagtaacaaCCTGATTGAAAGAAGCTCAAGTTCagacataatgcaaaacaagaaaaatgtagaagaacgaATCAAAGACCTCATCGAGACCACAATGCCTGCACTTCCGGTTAGCTCGTGTGTGGAGTTTGTGTCGACATGTGAACCAGAGAGTTTGAGTCTGGGATTTACGAAGTTCAGCAAGACAGATGTGCAAGGATCGACCGTGGAAGGACTGAATCAGAATTTCCAAGCTGGTGTAGAGGCAGAGCTACTAATTTGTCCCAAAACAAGtgaaggagaaatcagaaacactcagcACACAGATCGTGTTGAAATACACATAGACCCTGCGGATCAGGTGAGGAGTTTGGTGaagagtgaaaaagaagatggaaatttccaagcaaaatttgtaGCGAAAGTACCAGGTacttataaaataaaagtaaagataAATGGAGAGAAACTTGCCAAGAGTCCATTTTCTATTCTGGTCAAAGCACGAGAGTTAAATATTGTAGGCAAGTTGGATATACATGGAGAAATGCTCCGAGGTCCAACCGGCATTGCAGTGAACAGTAAAGGTGTTATTGCAGTGGCTGATTATCACTGTATCCTGGTATTTGATGAGACAGGAAAGTTTGTGCGAAAAATTGGTTCTTATGGAGATGAGAATGGACAATTAAAGAATCCAGTCGACGTCACATTCCTAAACGATGACGAGATTCTGGTGGCCGATCAATTTAATCACCGAATACAGCAGTTGAATGTACAGACAGgaaactttgtgaaaagctttggaaaaaagggaagtggagatggagagtttaaGTTTCCT ATTGCATCAGTTAAAAGCTAA
- the LOC131794968 gene encoding E3 ubiquitin-protein ligase TRIM71-like: MESLLKNLKEHVTCSICLDTYTKPKTIACLHTFCCECLERHALTRQKQGLYPCPECQAQVRIPEGNRFDNLPSSFLHNSLLSLLAVRHSGEGSEISCSTCQKRSAEINYCFDCEKFMCPDCVKAHEVFRESMFEGHKVTPVQQFQAADYEALLKRQSFCSENYHKKDVIRFFCVNCQSCVCQVCIATDHKSHDIVLLEKAADDEKVNIIARAQLVKGKKEACRGVIREFEKTELELETNITTAKRQVSQATEQMMGKLRQLEREAISALEKTRVSRIEKLHSGKASVVSFEKQLDQAFEFSNNLVNRSSSSDIMQNKKNVEERIEDLIKTTMPALPASSCVGFVTTCKPESLSLGFTNFSETDVQGSAVEGLDQNFQAGVEAELLICPKTSEGEIRNTQHTDRVEIHIDPADQVRSLVTSEKEDGNFQAKFVAKIPGTYKIEVKINGQKLARSSFSILVKARELNIVGKLDIHGEMLQGPTGIAVNSKGVIAVADSEGHCILVFDETGKLVRKIGSYGDKDGQLKDPVDVTFLKDDEILVADQCNHRIQQLNVQTGNFVKSFGKLGSGDGEFKNPVSVCITSDGRFIVVADFNNSRIQVFTMDGEPVFKFGDSGPERLDYPAGCVCYEEKIFVTDKNNNCVKVFNERGQFLYKFGEKGNGDGQLYRPYGLCVDKHNNVFLCDGGNNRVQQFTLEGTFTGKTSSNIQFGWPGSVIPMLDDQIVVTDYIKKEVYILK, encoded by the coding sequence ATGGAGTCGCTtctaaaaaacctcaaagagcaTGTAACATGTTCGATTTGTTTGGATACTTACACTAAACCGAAGACCATCGCTTGCCTTCATACGTTCTGCTGTGAATGCCTGGAGAGACATGCATTGACGAGACAAAAACAAGGGTTGTATccatgccccgagtgtcaggcacaaGTTCGCATCCCTGAAGGAAATCGCTTTGATAATCTGCCGAGCAGTTTtctgcacaacagtttgttgagtcttcttGCTGTTCGACACAGTGGCGAAGGAAGCGAGATTAGCTGTAGTACATGCCAGAAGAGGAGCGCTGAGATCAACTACTGCTTTGACTGCGAGAAGTTTATGTGCCCAGACTGTGTGAAAGCACACGAAGTCTTTCGAGAAAGTATGTTTGAGggacacaaagtcacaccaGTGCAACAGTTTCAAGCCGCAGACTACGAGGCCTTGTTGAAAAGGCAGTCATTTTGCTCAGAGAATTACcacaaaaaagatgtgattCGTTTTTTTTGCGTGAACTGTCAAAGTTGTGTATGTCAAGTTTGCATCGCCACAGATCACAAAAGCCACGATATTGTTCTGCTTGAAAAGGCAGCCGACGATGAAAAAGTAAACATCATTGCCAGAGCGCAGCTGGTCAAAGGGAAGAAAGAGGCTTGCCGAGGTGTTATTCGTGAATTTGAGAAGACGGAACTTGAGTTAGAAACGAACATTACCACAGCTAAACGCCAAGTCTCTCAAGCAACCGaacagatgatgggaaagcTTCGCCAACTGGAGCGCGAAGCCATTTCTGCCCTCGAGAAGACTCGCGTGTCAAGGattgagaaattacattctggaaaagcatcggttgtgtcttttgaaaagcaacttgaccaagcatttgagttcagtaacaaCCTGGTTAACAGAAGCTCAAGTTCagacataatgcaaaacaagaaaaatgtagaagaacgaATCGAAGACCTCATCAAGACCACAATGCCAGCACTTCCGGCTAGCTCGTGTGTAGGATTTGTGACGACATGTAAACCAGAGAGTTTGAGTCTGGGATTTACGAATTTCAGCGAAACAGATGTGCAAGGATCGGCCGTAGAAGGACTGGATCAGAATTTCCAAGCTGGTGTAGAGGCAGAGCTACTAATTTGTCCCAAAACAAgcgaaggagaaatcagaaacactcagcACACAGATCGTGTTGAAATACACATAGACCCTGCGGATCAGGTGAGGAGCTTGGTGacgagtgaaaaagaagatggaaatttccaagcaaaatttgtaGCGAAAATACCAGGTACTtataaaatagaagtaaagatAAATGGACAGAAACTTGCCCGGAGTTCATTTTCTATTCTGGTCAAAGCTCGAGAATTAAATATTGTAGGCAAGTTGGATATACATGGAGAAATGCTCCAAGGTCCAACCGGCATTGCAGTGAACAGCAAAGGTGTTATTGCTGTGGCTGATTCTGAAGGTCACTGTATCCTGGTATTTGATGAGACAGGAAAGCTTGTGCGAAAAATTGGTTCTTATGGAGACAAGGATGGACAATTAAAGGATCCAGTCGACGTCACATTCCTAAAGGATGACGAGATTCTGGTGGCTGATCAATGTAATCACCGAATACAGCAGTTGAATGtacagacagggaactttgtgaaaagctttggaaaactgggaagtggagatggagagtttaaGAATCCTGTAAGTGTTTGTATTACAAGTGATGGACGTTTTATCGTTGTAGCGGATTTTAATAACAgcagaattcaggtgtttacaatggatggtgaacctgtgtttaagtttggagacagCGGTCCAGAAAGGCTGGATTATCCCGCCGGCTGCGTTTGTTACgaggaaaaaatctttgtaaCTGACAAGAAtaataactgtgtgaaagtgtttaATGAGAGAGGACAGTTTTTGTataagtttggagaaaaaggaaacggtgatgGACAGTTATATCGGCCGTAtggcttatgtgttgacaaacataATAACGTTTTCTTATGTGATGGGGGAAATAATCGAGTTCAACAGTTTACATTGGAAGGaactttcactggaaagacaagTTCAAATATTCAGTTTGGATGGCCGGGGAGTGTCATCCCAATGCTAGATGATCAGATTGTGGTCACAGACTACATaaagaaagaagtttacattctgaaatga
- the LOC136284337 gene encoding E3 ubiquitin-protein ligase TRIM71-like isoform X1 produces MESLLKNLKKHVTCSICLDTYTKPKTIACLHTFCCECLERHALTSQKQGFYRCPECQAQIGIPEGKRFDNLPSSFLHNSLLSLLAVRRSGEGDEISCSTCQKKSAEINYCFDCEKFMCPDCVKAHEVFRETLFQGHKVTPVRQFQATDYEALLKRQSFCSVKYHEKEVTKFFCVGCQSCVCQVCIATDHKSHDVVPLEKAADDEKANIIARAKLVKEMKEVCRGVIREFEKTEHELETKITTAKRQVSQATEQMMGKLRQLQREAITALEKTRVSRIEKLHSGKASVVSLEKQLDQAFEFSNNLIERSSSSDIMQNKKNVEERIKDLIETTMPALPVSSCVEFVSTCEPESLSLGFTKFSKTDVQGSTVEGLNQNFQAGVEAELLICPKTSEGEIRNTQHTDRVEIHIDPADQVRSLVKSEKEDGNFQAKFVAKVPGTYKIKVKINGEKLAKSPFSILVKARELNIVGKLDIHGEMLRGPTGIAVNSKGVIAVADYHCILVFDETGKFVRKIGSYGDENGQLKNPVDVTFLNDDEILVADQFNHRIQQLNVQTGNFVKSFGKKGSGDGEFKFPVSVCITSDGRFIVVADSYNSRIQVFTMDGEPAFKFGNSGPQRLDHPFSCVCYEEKFIVTDKDNNCVKVFDGKGQFLYKFGEKGNGDGQLNQPHGLCVDKHNNVLICDEENNRVQQFTLEGTFTGKISTNFQLGYPWSVTPMLDNRILVTDFGVKEVYILK; encoded by the coding sequence ATGGAGTCGCTtctaaaaaacctcaaaaagCATGTAACATGTTCGATTTGTTTGGATACTTACACTAAACCGAAGACCATTGCTTGTCTTCATACGTTCTGCTGTGAATGCCTGGAGAGACATGCACTAACGAGCCAAAAACAAGGGTTTTatcgatgccccgagtgtcaggcacaaATTGGCATCCCTGAAGGAAAGCGTTTTGATAATCTACCAAGCAGTTTtctgcacaacagtttgttgagtcttctcGCCGTTCGACGCAGCGGCGAGGGAGATGAAATCAGCTGTAGTACATGCCAGAAGAAGAGCGCTGAGATCAACTACTGCTTTGATTGCGAGAAGTTTATGTGCCCAGACTGTGTGAAAGCGCACGAAGTGTTTCGAGAAACTTTGTTTCAAggacacaaagtcacaccaGTGCGACAGTTTCAAGCTACAGACTACGAGGCGTTGTTGAAACGGCAGTCGTTTTGCTCCGTTAAGTATCACGAGAAAGAAGTGACAAAGTTTTTCTGTGTGGGCTGTCAAAGCTGCGTGTGTCAGGTTTGCATCGCCACTGATCACAAGAGCCACGATGTTGTTCCGCTTGAAAAGGCAGCggacgatgaaaaagcaaacatcattgCCAGAGCAAAGCTGGTCAAAGAGATGAAGGAGGTCTGCCGAGGCGTTATTCGTGAATTTGAGAAAACGGAACATGAGTTGGAAACGAAGATTACCACAGCTAAACGCCAAGTTTCCCAAGCAACCGaacagatgatgggaaagcTTCGCCAACTACAACGTGAAGCCATTACTGCCCTAGAGAAGACTCGCGTGTCAAGGattgagaaattacattctggAAAAGCATCGGTTGTCTCTTTGgaaaagcaacttgaccaagcatttgagttcagtaacaaCCTGATTGAAAGAAGCTCAAGTTCagacataatgcaaaacaagaaaaatgtagaagaacgaATCAAAGACCTCATCGAGACCACAATGCCTGCACTTCCGGTTAGCTCGTGTGTGGAGTTTGTGTCGACATGTGAACCAGAGAGTTTGAGTCTGGGATTTACGAAGTTCAGCAAGACAGATGTGCAAGGATCGACCGTGGAAGGACTGAATCAGAATTTCCAAGCTGGTGTAGAGGCAGAGCTACTAATTTGTCCCAAAACAAGtgaaggagaaatcagaaacactcagcACACAGATCGTGTTGAAATACACATAGACCCTGCGGATCAGGTGAGGAGTTTGGTGaagagtgaaaaagaagatggaaatttccaagcaaaatttgtaGCGAAAGTACCAGGTacttataaaataaaagtaaagataAATGGAGAGAAACTTGCCAAGAGTCCATTTTCTATTCTGGTCAAAGCACGAGAGTTAAATATTGTAGGCAAGTTGGATATACATGGAGAAATGCTCCGAGGTCCAACCGGCATTGCAGTGAACAGTAAAGGTGTTATTGCAGTGGCTGATTATCACTGTATCCTGGTATTTGATGAGACAGGAAAGTTTGTGCGAAAAATTGGTTCTTATGGAGATGAGAATGGACAATTAAAGAATCCAGTCGACGTCACATTCCTAAACGATGACGAGATTCTGGTGGCCGATCAATTTAATCACCGAATACAGCAGTTGAATGTACAGACAGgaaactttgtgaaaagctttggaaaaaagggaagtggagatggagagtttaaGTTTCCTGTAAGTGTTTGTATTACAAGTGATGGACGTTTTATCGTTGTAGCGGATTCTTATAATAgcagaattcaggtgtttacaatggatggtgaacctgCGTTTAAGTTTGGAAACAGTGGCCCACAAAGGCTGGATCATCCATTCAGCTGCGTTTGTTACGAGGAAAAGTTCATCGTAACTGACAAGGAtaataactgtgtgaaagtgtttgatgggAAAGGACAGTTTCtgtacaagtttggagaaaaaggaaacggtgatgGACAGTTGAATCAGCCGCAtggcttatgtgttgacaaGCATAACAACGTTCTCATATGTGATGAGGAAAATAATCGAGTGCAACAGTTTACATTGGAAGGAACTTTCACTGGAAAGATAAGTACTAATTTTCAATTAGGATATCCCTGGAGTGTTACCCCGATGCTAGATAATCGGATTTTGGTCACAGACTTCGGAGtgaaagaagtttacattctgaaatga